A region from the Medicago truncatula cultivar Jemalong A17 chromosome 6, MtrunA17r5.0-ANR, whole genome shotgun sequence genome encodes:
- the LOC25496100 gene encoding uncharacterized protein gives MCAPLVTVVFLLTKVDGKDLFQKVISEVAESIYDFPSTIYSLTIYDRKCSHVSQKQGKSQTAKKYQRYQESNYMDPNQGLCLGALFDIAATNGLDMSRRLCIFGFCRSIEMLSDVVEDTVLEHGGEVGAT, from the exons ATGTGTGCTCCGTTAGTCACCGTGGTGTTTTTGTTGACGAAAGTTGACGGCAAGGACCTTTTCCAAAAG GTCATATCAGAAGTAGCTGAATCTATTTATGATTTCCCTTCAACTATCTATAGTTTAACCATCTATGATAGAAAAT GTTCTCATGTTTCACAGAAGCAAGGGAAATCCCAAACTGCTAAAAAATATCAGCGGTATCAAGAGAGCAACTACATGGATCCCAATCAAGGCCTTTGTCTAGGTGCACTCTTTGATATTGCAGCTACAAAT GGACTTGATATGAGCAGAAGACTATGCATTTTTGGTTTCTGCCGCTCGATTGAGATGCTTAGTGATGTGGTGGAAGATACTGTCTTGGAGCATGGTGGGGAGGTAGGTGCTACGtaa
- the LOC25496099 gene encoding scopoletin glucosyltransferase produces the protein MKGVEIEQPLKLHFIPYLSPGHMIPLCDIATLFASRGQQVTITTTPLNSHFFTNKSPFFRLHIVDFPSLQVGLPDGVESLSSTTDHATSIKIYTAAKLLLEPIGDLMQKDPPDYIIADCIYPGVYDMAHKLQIPILAFTVFSLFTVSLLESLRTNHLLHSHMDLGSFVVPNFPHRITLCTNPPKAFTEVMETMLEAILKSNGLIVNNFAELDGQECVKHYEKTTGHKAWHLGPASLIHKTVQEKADRGNESVVNVQECLSWLNSKRDNSVLYICFGSICYFSDKQLYEISCGIEASGHEFVWVIPEKKGKEDESDEDKQKWLPSGFEERNIGRKKKGLIIRGWAPQVMIMSHNAVGAFMTHCGWNSVVEAVSAGIPMITWPLNGEHFYNEKLITDVHGIGVEVGATDWSMYVIDEKKVVSRDSIKNAVRRLMDGGIEAEEIRRRSQELGEKARLAVQQGGSSNNNLLTLIEDLTRLKHIRKPLH, from the coding sequence ATGAAAGGCGTTGAAATTGAACAACCATTAAAACTTCACTTCATTCCATATCTATCACCTGGGCATATGATCCCTCTATGTGACATTGCAACCCTGTTTGCATCCCGTGGCCAACAAGTCACAATCACCACCACTCCCTTGAACTCCCACTTCTTCACCAACAAGTCTCCCTTCTTCCGCCTTCACATCGTAGATTTCCCCTCCCTACAAGTCGGCCTCCCTGACGGTGTCGAATCTTTGTCCTCCACCACCGACCACGCCACCTCCATCAAGATCTATACAGCCGCAAAGCTCCTCCTTGAACCCATTGGGGATTTGATGCAGAAGGATCCACCTGACTACATCATTGCCGATTGCATATACCCAGGGGTTTATGACATGGCCCATAAGCTTCAAATCCCCATCCTCGCCTTCACCGTTTTCTCCCTCTTTACAGTCTCTCTTTTGGAATCCCTTAGAACAAACCATTTACTTCATTCTCACATGGATTTAGGTTCCTTTGTTGTTCCAAATTTTCCTCATCGTATCACCTTATGCACTAATCCACCAAAGGCGTTCACCGAAGTCATGGAAACGATGCTTGAGGCAATACTCAAAAGTAATGGACTCATTGTTAACAACTTCGCTGAACTTGATGGCCAAGAGTGTGTCAAACACTATGAGAAAACCACAGGTCACAAGGCTTGGCATCTTGGTCCAGCTTCTCTTATTCACAAAACTGTTCAAGAGAAAGCAGATAGGGGAAATGAGAGTGTTGTGAACGTGCAAGAGTGTCTGAGTTGGCTAAACTCGAAGCGAGATAACTCTGTGTTGTACATATGCTTTGGGAGCATATGCTATTTCTCAGATAAACAACTTTATGAGATTTCGTGTGGCATAGAAGCATCAGGCCACGAATTCGTATGGGTTATTCCCGAGAAAAAAGGGAAGGAAGATGAGAGTGATGAGGATAAACAAAAATGGTTGCCTAGTGGATTTGAAGAGAGAAACATTGGGAGAAAGAAGAAGGGTTTGATCATTAGGGGTTGGGCCCCACAAGTAATGATTATGAGCCACAATGCAGTGGGCGCGTTTATGACACATTGTGGATGGAATTCCGTCGTGGAGGCGGTTAGTGCTGGAATTCCGATGATCACATGGCCATTGAATGGTGAACATTTTTACAATGAGAAGTTGATAACTGATGTGCATGGAATTGGAGTGGAAGTTGGTGCAACAGATTGGTCTATGTACGTTATTGACGAGAAAAAGGTGGTGAGTAGAGATAGCATAAAGAATGCTGTGAGAAGATTGATGGATGGTGGCATTGAAGCTGAGGAAATCAGACGACGTAGTCAAGAGTTAGGGGAAAAAGCTAGACTAGCTGTTCAACAAGGTGGCTCctctaataataatttgttaacACTGATTGAGGATCTTACAAGATTGAAACACATCCGCAAGCCACTTCATTAA